CTGCTCCAGTGGATGCTGCGATGCTGGCCCTAGCTGTGGATGCTCGTCGGGTATGCCAACGATGATGCACAGCGATCCCTTCATGGACGATCCTGTTGCTCCGCCGATGCCACCCCGTGAAACCCGCGCTGCTCCTTCACGCTACCCAAGCTACGTGTCGCCCAAAGTAGCGTCGCGCCCTGTCACCGCCCGCCCCACGACTCAGCAACGCACCACCACCATGAAGCCAGCCGTGAGCAACGATAAAGTGGCTTCGCAGCCAACGTATTCGGGTGTCAGCCGCGCTGCCCACACCGACGAGAACGAGCGTTCGGTGCTGAAGACCGCTTCTGCTGAAACGGAAGTTGCCGCTCCACGCAAAATCGTGGCTCCACCACTTTCGGCTCGTCGCATTTCGAGCAAGTCGGATGCCTCGCTCACGAACTTCGAAGTTCCTGTGAATCCGCTTCGCAAGTAACTCGAGAATAGCCACTAGCGTCTTGCGTTAGTTCGGCAAACGTCAAAAAAAGAGCCGCGCGAAAGATTCAGTCTCTCGCGCGGCTCTTCTCTTTTTCTTGATGAACCAGCGTCTGCTTACGCATTCAGCGCTTGATCGAGATCGGCGATTAAGTCGTCCGCATCCTCGAGCCCGACCGATAAGCGAATCAGTCCATCGGTGATTCCGTTAGCAGCCCGCGCTTCGGCGCTGTAGCTGGCGTGCGACATGCTGGCAGGCTGTTCGATCAGCGACTCCACAGCCCCCAGGCTCACCGCTAACTGGAACAACTGCGTGGCCTGACAAACGCGTTTAGTTTTTTCAAGATCGCCGCGTACTTCAAACGTGAGCATCGCGCCGAAACCGCCGGTCATCTGACGCGCGGCAATTTCGTGCCCCGGATGCCCCGGCAAGCCAGGGTACAGCACGCGAGAAATACGAGGATCAGCGAGCAACCAATTCGCAATCTTCATAGCCGTACGCGACTGCTCGAGCACGCGTAGCTCGAGCGTTTTCAGCCCGCGGCTCGCGAGAAAACACTCGAGCGGCCCCATGACGTTGCCAGTGGCGTTTTGCAAGAAGTAGAGCCGATCGAGGAGCGCCTTATCTTTCACCACCAGCACACCACCAAGCAAGTCGCTGTGACCGCCGATGTACTTTGTGGCCGAATGCATCACGATATCGGCCCCCAGTTCCAGCGGACGTGTCAGGACTGGCGTGGCAAATGTGCTATCGACCCCCACGAGTAATCCGCGCTCGTGGGCGAGTTTTGAAACGGCCTCGAGATCGGTGATCGACATCTGCGGATTGCCGGGCGACTCGAGCCACAGCATTTTGGTCTCGGGACGAATCGCGGCGGCGACAGCAGCCAGATCCGTGGTG
This window of the Pirellula staleyi DSM 6068 genome carries:
- a CDS encoding PLP-dependent aspartate aminotransferase family protein, translated to MKFRTRAIHVGVHRDAATGAVVPPIHLASTFVQPGAGVWGEFDYSRSGNPTRKGFETTIASLESGIGGLAFASGMAATHTAVMLLSAGDHILAGRDIYGGTYRLLHRVVDRYNVKVSLVDTTDLAAVAAAIRPETKMLWLESPGNPQMSITDLEAVSKLAHERGLLVGVDSTFATPVLTRPLELGADIVMHSATKYIGGHSDLLGGVLVVKDKALLDRLYFLQNATGNVMGPLECFLASRGLKTLELRVLEQSRTAMKIANWLLADPRISRVLYPGLPGHPGHEIAARQMTGGFGAMLTFEVRGDLEKTKRVCQATQLFQLAVSLGAVESLIEQPASMSHASYSAEARAANGITDGLIRLSVGLEDADDLIADLDQALNA